The following DNA comes from Mucisphaera calidilacus.
GGGGAGGGTGAGTGCGTGGTGCCAGGGCAGGCGTGCGAAGATTCTGCTGGCGTTGAGTGCACTGGTGCCGAGGAGATTTGCGGCGAGGGCGAGGAGGGTCGGCCAGGCGAAGGCGGGGTCCCGGGTGAGGTACCAGGCGATGGCGGAGGGGATGATGCTCAGGGCGGGGAGGATGTTGAAGGTGAAGGTGCAGAGGATGAGGAAGGTGACGCGGAAGGGGTTGTAGCGCAGGCCGGCGTAGGCGTTCTTGGTGAGTCCTTCCCAGAGGTCGAGCCAGCCGTTGTACATGCGGCACCAGAGCAGGTCGCGGGCGGCGGCGAGGCGCACGCGTGCGCCGTTTTTCTTGAGGCGTCTGCCGAGGGCGAGGTCTTCGACGACGAAATTGTGGACGGCTTCGTGGCCGCCGATGGCGTCGTAGTTGTCGCGGCGGGTGAGGATAAAGGCGCCGCCGATGAGGGTCTCGTCGACCTTGGGGTCCATGGCCTTGTCGACGGGGAAGAGGACGGCGAGGGCGAGGATGAGCTGGGTCTGGACGACGGCCTCGACCCAGGTGCCGAATCGGAGTCCGGGGTAGAGGCCGACAAGGTCGGCGTCGTGCTGCTGTGCGTGTCGGATGGCGGCGCGGAGGCAGTCGGGGTGCCAGTGGATGTCGGCGTCGGTGAAGCAGAGCCATGTGGCTTGCCATGCCCCGGCGGCCTCGATTTGCCGGAGGTGCTGGTAGCCGCGGTAGAGGGCGTGGGGCTTGCCGACCCAGCCGGGCGGGGGTGCTTGCTGGTTGTGGAGGACGTGGAGGTGGGGGTAGCGCTGGGCGAGCTGGTCGGCGAGTTTGGCGGTGTCGTCGGTGGAGTCGTCGTCGACGAAGACGAGGGTGAGGTCGGGGTAGTTCTGTCGGCAGAGGGATTCGAGGGTTTCGGGGAGGTGTTCGGCCTCGTTGCGTGCCGGGACGAGCAGCGCGACGG
Coding sequences within:
- a CDS encoding glycosyltransferase codes for the protein MTLLAALWWTWTLALAGATLLWLRVNTSDTHRSNTRYQVEPPAPDEDTDDNLPPVALLVPARNEAEHLPETLESLCRQNYPDLTLVFVDDDSTDDTAKLADQLAQRYPHLHVLHNQQAPPPGWVGKPHALYRGYQHLRQIEAAGAWQATWLCFTDADIHWHPDCLRAAIRHAQQHDADLVGLYPGLRFGTWVEAVVQTQLILALAVLFPVDKAMDPKVDETLIGGAFILTRRDNYDAIGGHEAVHNFVVEDLALGRRLKKNGARVRLAAARDLLWCRMYNGWLDLWEGLTKNAYAGLRYNPFRVTFLILCTFTFNILPALSIIPSAIAWYLTRDPAFAWPTLLALAANLLGTSALNASRIFARLPWHHALTLPVGSAIYLAIILASVRDYYFGGNHWKGRTYGTDVKKRGV